A segment of the Sphingomonas kaistensis genome:
GGCCGAACAGTAGCCGCGCACTGTCGAACCCCTTGCGCGCCTCGATCGCGGCGAGGAGGGCGTCAACGCTCTTCTCCTTCCACCCCTCGCGGCCAAGCATGTCGGTGCGGTGCACCCCCAGGCGGAAGATGTCGGACGGCTTCTCGATCCAGCCCAGATCGGCGAATTCGACGATGGTCTTCTCGCCCAGCCCGTCGATGTCCATCGCGCCGCGGCTGACGAAATGCTTGAGGCGCTCCAATCGCTGAGCCGGGCAGACCAGGCCGCCGGTGCAGCGGATGTCGACTTCGCCCTCCTCGGCCACAGCCTCGGAGCCGCAGGCGGGGCAGTGATCGGGATAGCGGAAGGCCGGGCGGTCCTCGTCCGGCGTCAGGTTCTCGACCACCTGCGGGATGACGTCCCCGGCGCGCTGGATCCGGACCCGGTCGCCTTCACGAAGTCCAAGGCGGGCGATCTCGTCGCGGTTGTGGAGGGTGACGTTGCTGACGATCACCCCGCCGACGCCGACGGGGCGCAAGCGGCCGATCGGGGTCAGCTTGCCGGTCCGGCCGACCTGGATCTCGATCCGTTCGAGCGTGGTCTCGGCTTTTTCGGCCGGGAATTTGTGGGCGATCGCCCAGCGCGGGGCGCGGCCGACGAAGCCCAGCCGCTCCTGCCAGTCGAGGCGGTCGAGCTTGTAGACCACGCCGTCGATATCGAACGGCAGGTCGGCGCGGGCATGTTCGATGGCGGCGTAATGGGCGAGCGCGGCGTCGGCGCCGGGGAACAGGCCGAAGCGTTCGTCGACCGGGAAGCCGAGGGCGCGAAGGTGCTCGACCGCTTCGGCCTGGGTGGTGCCGAGCGGTTCCGACAGCTCGCCCCAGCCATGCGCGAGGAAGCGCAAGGGGCGGGCGGCGGTGTTTGCCGGGTCCTTCTGGCGGAGCGAGCCGGCGGCGCCGTTGCGGGGGTTGGCGAAGACCTTGCCGCCCGCCGCCGCTTGGCGCTCGTTCAAGGCGGCGAAATCGGCCTTGGACATGTAGACCTCGCCGCGCACCTCCAGCACGTCAGGCGCGCCGGTGAGCTGCTGGGGAATGTCGTTGATAGTGCGGACGTTAGGGGTGACGTCCTCGCCCACCGTGCCGTCACCGCGGGTCGCGGCCAGCACCAGGGTGCCGCCTTCGTAGCGCAGCGAGGCGGACAGGCCGTCGATCTTGGGCTCGGCAGTCAACGCCACCGGCTCGTCTTCCGACAGGCTGAGAAAGCGGCGC
Coding sequences within it:
- the ligA gene encoding NAD-dependent DNA ligase LigA, translating into MTEAEAGRRLRQLAKEIARHNRLYHDQDAPEISDADYDALVRENAALEAEYPHLVRADSPNAQVGAAPSSALAKVTHARPMLSLENAFSAEDVHDFVRRARRFLSLSEDEPVALTAEPKIDGLSASLRYEGGTLVLAATRGDGTVGEDVTPNVRTINDIPQQLTGAPDVLEVRGEVYMSKADFAALNERQAAAGGKVFANPRNGAAGSLRQKDPANTAARPLRFLAHGWGELSEPLGTTQAEAVEHLRALGFPVDERFGLFPGADAALAHYAAIEHARADLPFDIDGVVYKLDRLDWQERLGFVGRAPRWAIAHKFPAEKAETTLERIEIQVGRTGKLTPIGRLRPVGVGGVIVSNVTLHNRDEIARLGLREGDRVRIQRAGDVIPQVVENLTPDEDRPAFRYPDHCPACGSEAVAEEGEVDIRCTGGLVCPAQRLERLKHFVSRGAMDIDGLGEKTIVEFADLGWIEKPSDIFRLGVHRTDMLGREGWKEKSVDALLAAIEARKGFDSARLLFGLGIRHVGIVTARDLLKCFGTIDALQAAARGDDGIAELSAVEGVGPVVAEAVHDFFHEPHNREEVAALLRFAAPAPFVSQARETEWSGKTIVFTGSLETMSRDEAKAQAERLGARAAGSVSAKTDLVVAGPGAGSKLKKAEELGIRVATEEEWARIVAEA